AGCCATAATAAACCTCCTAATCAATTTGGGGACGATTAATAACATTGGGCGGTTAAAACTCAGAATAATTCTGATTTAATAAATATTCAATAGTTATATATACTTAAACAAAATAAAAATTAAAACTTGAGATAGATACATTAATACAAAGCATTATAATAAATCACACGAACTATCAAATCTAGCAGCAACTATGCAGCAACAAGCAAACGCAATTGTTCAAACCTTAAAATCTAAGGGTTTGAGGGTGACTCCTCAGCGGTTTGCAGTCTATGCAAATTTGTTATCTCGTGGAGATCACCCTACAGTTGAGCAAATCTTGACCGATCTCAACAAAGATTTTCCAGTTTCATCTCAGGCGACAATTTATAGTTCTTTACAAGCTCTTAGAGAAGTCGGTCTTGTGCGAGAAGTACTGTTAGAGGAAGGCGTTTCTCGCTATGACGCCCATGTTGAACCTCATCATCACTTCTGTTGTCGCCAATGCGGTGCAATTGAAGATATCGCTTGGGATACTTTTGAGTGTATACAGCTTAACAGTCTGCGTCCTGGTTTGCGTGGCGAATCCTATGAAGTAACGGTTCAGGGATTATGCGATCGCTGCAATAATAAGTAATATTTTATATAAATACTTGACAGCATCTGTGAGGTTTTATGAGCATCCCATTATTAGAGCAGCCGACACAAGAAAAATGAGTAACTGTGCATGGTGTTTCTTGGGAGAAATTTAAAATTATTTCAGCACAGCTAGAAAATAACCGAGAAGTCAGACTAATCTATTTAGCAGAGGTAATGGAGATTATTTCTCCTATTGGAGATCAACACGAGTACCTGAAAAGAACTCTCGGTTATTTGCTAGAAGCTTACATGAGAGAGAAAGGCATCCGCTTCTACGGTCGCGGTGGCTTTACCCTAGAAGAACCAGGGTATGCTTCAGGTACACCTGATGAGTCTTACTGTATTGGAAGCAATAAAGAAATACCGGACATTGTGATTGAAATTATCGTCACCAGTGGAACTATTGACAGGAAAAATTTATACAAGCCTAAGAGAATACCTGAAGTTTGGTTTTGGAAATCTCATCAAATCCAAATATTCCGTTTGACCGAGCAAGGCGAATATAAAGAAGTAGACCGGAGTGGATTTTTTCTTGATTTAGACCCTGCTTTACTGCTGCGTTATATTGCTATGCCTGACCAGTACGATGCTGTGCAGGAATTTATTCAAATTGTCCGAAATTAGCTAACTTGACCGTCTCACTAATTTAACGTCAATTGTATTGAGTATTAACCAGAATGACACTTCTAGCTATTGAATTTTAGCTTATTTTCATCCCTGCGCTTCATAGTTGAGTACCTTCTGTAAAGCCAGCAATAATTCATTAACAGTATAAGGTTTTGGTAAAAAGGTAGTGACACCGATATCATCCACTGCCCCTAACTTTTCTCTAGACATAAGTCCGCTGGTAGCAACAATTTTTACCTCTGGGTTAATTTTTTTCAAAGTCCGGATAACAGTTAAACCATCCAATAAAGGCAGCATTAAATCTATTAATACAGCACTGATTTCCTGTGCATGTTTTGCGTATAGCCCGATCGCTTCAATGCCATCGCCAGCAATCAAAATTTGGTATTGGTGAGTTTCCAGCGATGTTTTAGTAATATCTTGAATAGAGGGTTCATCTTCCACAACTAAAATTAATTCACCATGTCCTGTGTGTGGTGATAAATCTTGTGTATTCGGTGTTTCCATTCCCCCCACCGCTGGCAAATATACCTTAAAGCAGGTGCCACGTCCTACCTCGCTCACTACATCCACAAAACCCCGGTGGCTTTTAATAATCCCAATGACGGTAGAAAGTCCCAATCCTGTACCTTGTCCTACTGGTTTTGTGGTAAAAAATGGCTCAAAAATTCTATCGAAAATTTCTCCTGAAATTCCAACTCCTGTATCTGAAACACTCATCACTACATATGGCCCGACGCTGGCTTCCAAGTTCATCCGTGCATAATTTTCATCAATAAATAGATTTTGGGCAGCAATAATTAACTTACCCCCATGAGGCATGGCATCGCGGGCATTAACACATAGATTCATCAGCACTTGATGGAGTTGGGTACTATCTCCAGAAACCATCCATAATTCGTGTGGAATGTCAACAGCAACTTCAATGAATTTTGGAAAGGTTTCTTTGAGAATTTTGGCAACTTCTACAATTAAGTGTTTGATTTGCAAAGTGATGTGCTTACCTTCTACACCTCGTGCAAACGACAGCACCTGCTTGACTAAATCGGCTCCTCGTTTAGCATTAATTTCCAAAATTTCTAATAGATGAAGAGTCCGTTCATCAGCATCGGGAAATTTCAGTGGTAGGAGTTGCGCTCCTGCCAGAATTGGCGTCAAAATATTATTGAGGTCGTGGGCGATGCCGCTAGCTAATGTACCTATACTTTCCAGGCGTTGGGCACGAAATAATTGTGCTTCTAAGTGTTTCTTCTCGGTAATGTCTGTATCAACAGTCAGAATTGACTTAGGCTTACCCCATGCGTTGCATACCAAACTCCAACGGCTAGAAACTAAAACTTCCCTGCCAGTTTTAGTAGTTTTAGTTAACTCCCCCTGCCACTTACCTTTGGTGATTACATTCAACAAACCCGCTTCAATTTCTGGAGAGGATTCATTATATAACAACTCGCTGGCATTTTTGCCCCAAGCCTCGTGAGCCTTCCAACCGTAAAGATTTTCTGCGCCTTTATTCCAATATAGAATTTGATTTTCTAAATCGCGGACGTAAATAGCATCAGTGGTGATATCTAATAATGCTGCTTGTTCACTGATTTTTTCTTGAGCCAGCTGGCGATCGCGTAATGCTGCTTGGCGTTCGCTAATGTCAATACTAGCGCAGGTAATACCAACAATTTCTGCTAACTCATTCCGTAATGGCTCAACAGTCAAATCATAATATCGAGTTCCTTGAGGAGTAGTGATAGATACTTCCTCTCTAGTACCAATACCACTAGTCAGTACACTATGTTTAATGGCGCTCAGGCGCTGGGCATCTTTGGCTGGCATCAGATCAAAGTCATGTTTGCCTAACATTTCTTCAGCTGTCCAACCAGAAATCGAATTATAAACCCAGGTGTAACGTAACTCTTTATCCTGGTTGAAAACAAAAATCGGAGAGTTTTTGAAAGCAACTCGAAATCGCTCTTCACTTCGTCGTAGTGCATTTTCTACCCGTTGACGCTCAATGGCATAACGCATAGAACGCACCAGCAAATCCCCAGTTACTTGTCCTTTGACTAAATAATCTTGCGCTCCTTCCTGCATTGCCCGCAACGCCAAAGTTTCATCATCTATACCCGTCAGCACAATAATAGGAGTTGCTTTTGCTTGATGAGTCGCTCTAACAAAGGTTTCCATTCCCTGGCTATCAGGCAATGAAAGGTCTAACAGCATCACATCAAAGCTATCGTTAACTAGGCATTCCAGGGCCTCGCTCAGCTGCTCAACTGGCTGTAACTCTACCCTAGCTGTAGTTACCTCCTTTAAAAACTCTTGCAATAACAAGACATCACCAGGGTTGTCTTCAACTAATAAAACTTTAATAACTTCACCTGCCATTGCCATCACTCCGGTGGCAGTTTTACAATCGCAAACCAAAAATGTTCTATGGATTGTACAATTTTAACGAACTGATCGAAGTCAACTGGCTTAGTTATATAACAGTTAGCAGCCAGATTATATGCCCTAAGAACATCTTCTTCTGCTTGGGAAGTTGTCAGCACAACTACCGGAATTCGCTTGAGATTGTCATCAGTTTTGATTTCTGCCAGTACTTCCCGCCCGTCCTTTCTGGGTAGGTTTAAATCCAGCAGTACAATATCCGGGTGGGGAACTTGAGCATATTTTTCCTGTTTCCGCAAAAATGCCATTGCCTCTACACCATCTTCGACCACATTCAGGTTAATTGAGATTTTGCTATCTTCCAAGGCGATACGTGTTAATTGGGCATCACCTGGATTGTCTTCTACTAACAAAACCTCAATAGGCATAATTTTTGCTGTCTGATTCACAATTGGGGACTGGGT
Above is a window of Nostoc sp. UHCC 0702 DNA encoding:
- a CDS encoding response regulator; protein product: MPIEVLLVEDNPGDAQLTRIALEDSKISINLNVVEDGVEAMAFLRKQEKYAQVPHPDIVLLDLNLPRKDGREVLAEIKTDDNLKRIPVVVLTTSQAEEDVLRAYNLAANCYITKPVDFDQFVKIVQSIEHFWFAIVKLPPE
- a CDS encoding response regulator gives rise to the protein MAGEVIKVLLVEDNPGDVLLLQEFLKEVTTARVELQPVEQLSEALECLVNDSFDVMLLDLSLPDSQGMETFVRATHQAKATPIIVLTGIDDETLALRAMQEGAQDYLVKGQVTGDLLVRSMRYAIERQRVENALRRSEERFRVAFKNSPIFVFNQDKELRYTWVYNSISGWTAEEMLGKHDFDLMPAKDAQRLSAIKHSVLTSGIGTREEVSITTPQGTRYYDLTVEPLRNELAEIVGITCASIDISERQAALRDRQLAQEKISEQAALLDITTDAIYVRDLENQILYWNKGAENLYGWKAHEAWGKNASELLYNESSPEIEAGLLNVITKGKWQGELTKTTKTGREVLVSSRWSLVCNAWGKPKSILTVDTDITEKKHLEAQLFRAQRLESIGTLASGIAHDLNNILTPILAGAQLLPLKFPDADERTLHLLEILEINAKRGADLVKQVLSFARGVEGKHITLQIKHLIVEVAKILKETFPKFIEVAVDIPHELWMVSGDSTQLHQVLMNLCVNARDAMPHGGKLIIAAQNLFIDENYARMNLEASVGPYVVMSVSDTGVGISGEIFDRIFEPFFTTKPVGQGTGLGLSTVIGIIKSHRGFVDVVSEVGRGTCFKVYLPAVGGMETPNTQDLSPHTGHGELILVVEDEPSIQDITKTSLETHQYQILIAGDGIEAIGLYAKHAQEISAVLIDLMLPLLDGLTVIRTLKKINPEVKIVATSGLMSREKLGAVDDIGVTTFLPKPYTVNELLLALQKVLNYEAQG
- a CDS encoding transcriptional repressor, translating into MQQQANAIVQTLKSKGLRVTPQRFAVYANLLSRGDHPTVEQILTDLNKDFPVSSQATIYSSLQALREVGLVREVLLEEGVSRYDAHVEPHHHFCCRQCGAIEDIAWDTFECIQLNSLRPGLRGESYEVTVQGLCDRCNNK